From a single Lolium rigidum isolate FL_2022 chromosome 7, APGP_CSIRO_Lrig_0.1, whole genome shotgun sequence genomic region:
- the LOC124673102 gene encoding ABC transporter C family member 4-like, with protein sequence MGRGLPWWLALATTECSPSPSSGSLADSLAFLFLSPCPQRALLGALDLLFLLVTFVLALLTRRTMTAVDAVAPEQEPLLPAPNPPLRPTTGRYAVGLGASVVLAAAAAVLLALAVLLLPVGTPWRSSEFAFLAVHSAAHAAAAWTVFASRKQTDHPPYLRVFWIATALAAALFSASAAIRDADRSPLFPDDILSFIFLILSLPLAYIAVTGYSGGLIASTAARHEQVQRSSDAAATPYVTASFLSRAAFSWINPLVSKGHAEGSLAADDVPEVSPSHRAEAAHALLASNWPAAASASWSPVGVALWLSFWPQLLLTAALGLVQLAAMYVGPSLIDRFVEFIRRGGTPWEGLQLVLTLLVGKAVQTLASHHYNFQGQLLGMRIRGALLTALYGKSLRLSAGARRAHGAGAIVNYMTVDASMVSGAMHMLHGLWLMPLQIAVALLLLYSYLGPSVLMTLAVIAAVTVATAFASKLSLAYQLKFVGVRDSRVKAITEMLNHMRVIKLQAWEEAFSGKVRELRRAELGWLKKIILFVCASNVVFSSGPVAMTVLVFGTYIAAGGELDAGKVFTATAFFGMLQGPMSNFPQTIVMCVQAFVSLGRLDKYLSDAEVDGTAVERLGSSGAGDAAVKVQGGVFAWDIQGDGKKENDGGGEEPVLKGIDMEVRKGELVAVVGTVGSGKSSLLSCIMAEMHKVSGKISICGTTACVTQTAWIQNGTIQENILFGQSMHQEKYNEVVHACCLEKDLEMMEFGDQTEIGERGINLSGGQKQRIQLARAVYQDCDIYLLDDIFSAVDAHTGSSIFKECLKGILKNKTVLLVTHQVDFLRNVDSVFVMKNGAIIQSGNYGDLLDSCSDFLALVTAHHSSRGALGVQGHQAQNTENSPATTDLPKTPSINSKSSNGNSDTIAAAPSKEAGSSKIIQEEEKESGQVSWNVYKLYITQAWGWWGVLLILAISLLSEVSRMASNYWLSYETSGGAIFDISMFLGVYVSIVAASVVLEFISILVIAFLGLKSAQAFFSKMFNSILRSPMSFFDTTPSGRILSRASADQSKIDTALLFYMGAGISMCISVVSSIAVTCQVAWPSVIAVLPLLLLNIWYRNRYIATSRELTRLQGVTRAPVIDHFTETFSGSPTIRCFEKVDEFYQINLDRINSNLRMSFHNYAANEWFGFRLELIGTLVLSITAFLMISLPSNFIKKEFVGMSLSYGLSLNSLVYYAISISCMLENDMVSVERVNQYSTLPCEAAWAVADCLPSTNWLRQGDIDIKDLEVRYRSNTPLILKGITISISSGEKIGVVGRTGSGKSTLIQVLFRLVEPAKGQIIIDGVDICTLGLHDLRSRFGVIPQEPALFEGTIRSNIDPTGQYSEGEIWQALERCQLKDTVVAKPEKLDALVSDMGENWSMGQRQLLCFGRIILKQCRILFMDEATASVDSQTDATIQRIIREEFREHTVISIAHRVPTVMDSDRVLVLDAGLVIEFDAPSKLMGGPSVFGAMVQEYASHSSGKQATDG encoded by the exons ATGGGACGAGGACTCCCGTGGTGGCTGGCCCTGGCCACCACCGagtgctcgccgtcgccgtcgtccggcTCACTCGCCGACAGCctcgccttcctcttcctctcgccATGCCCGCAGCGCGCGCTCCTCGGGGCCCTTGaccttctcttcctcctcgtcacgtTCGTCCTCGCCCTGCTCACCCGCCGCACCATGACGGCCGTCGATGCGGTTGCCCCTGAACAGGAGCCCCTGCTGCCGGCGCCGAATCCCCCGCTCCGGCCCACCACCGGCCGCTACGCCGTCGGTCTCGGCGCGTCCGTGGTCCTCGCCGCCGCGGCGGCCGTCCTCCTCGCGCTCGCGGTCCTCCTCCTTCCGGTTGGCACGCCCTGGCGCAGCTCGGAGTTCGCCTTCCTGGCCGTCCACTCCGCCGCGCACGCCGCGGCCGCGTGGACCGTGTTCGCCTCGAGGAAACAAACCGACCACCCTCCCTATCTACGCGTCTTCTGGATCGCCaccgccctcgccgccgcgctcttctccgcctccgcggcAATCCGCGATGCCGACCGCTCGCCGCTCTTCCCCGACGACATCCTCTCCTTCATCTTCCTTATCCTCTCACTGCCCCTCGCGTACATTGCCGTTACCGGATACTCGGGCGGCCTGATCGCCTCCACTGCGGCGCGTCATGAACAAGTCCAACGCTCCAGCGACGCGGCCGCGACGCCCTACGTCACCGCGTCGttcctctcccgcgcggcgtTCAGCTGGATCAACCCGCTGGTCTCCAAGGGCCACGCCGAGGGCTCCCTCGCCGCCGACGACGTGCCGGAGGTGTCGCCGTCGCACCGCGCAGAGGCGGCGCACGCTCTGCTCGCGTCCAACTGGCCGGCGGCGGCTTCGGCATCGTGGAGCCCTGTGGGCGTCGCGCTCTGGCTCTCCTTCTGGCCGCAGCTCCTGCTCACCGCGGCACTCGGCCTCGTGCAGCTCGCCGCCATGTACGTCGGGCCCTCGCTCATCGACCGCTTCGTCGAGTTCATCCGCCGCGGCGGCACGCCGTGGGAGGGCCTCCAGCTGGTCCTCACGCTGCTCGTCGGCAAGGCGGTGCAGACCCTGGCGTCGCACCACTACAACTTCCAGGGCCAGCTCCTGGGCATGCGCATCCGCGGTGCGCTGCTCACGGCGCTGTACGGCAAGTCGCTGCGCCTCTCCGCGGGGGCGCGCCGCGCgcacggcgccggcgccatcgtGAACTACATGACGGTGGACGCCTCGATGGTGTCCGGCGCCATGCACATGCTACATGGCCTGTGGCTCATGCCGCTGCAGATCGCGGTGGCGCTCCTCCTCCTGTACTCCTACCTCGGCCCCTCCGTGCTCATGACGCTCGCCGTGATTGCCGCGGTCACCGTGGCCACGGCGTTCGCCAGCAAGCTCAGCCTGGCCTACCAGCTCAAGTTCGTCGGCGTCCGGGACAGCCGCGTCAAGGCCATCACGGAGATGCTCAACCACATGCGCGTCATCAAGCTGcaggcgtgggaggaggccttCAGCGGCAAGGTGAGGGAGCTCCGGCGCGCGGAGCTGGGGTGGCTGAAGAAGATCATACTCTTCGTTTGCGCCAGCAACGTGGTGTTCTCGAGCGGGCCCGTCGCCATGACGGTGCTCGTGTTCGGGACGTACATTGCCGCCGGAGGGGAGCTCGACGCCGGCAAGGTGTTCACGGCCACGGCCTTCTTCGGCATGCTCCAAGGGCCCATGAGCAACTTCCCGCAGACCATCGTAATGTGCGTGCAGGCATTCGTGTCGCTCGGCAGGCTCGACAAGTACCTGTCGGACGCCGAAGTCGACGGCACCGCGGTGGAGCGCCTTGGCAGTAGCGGCGCCGGGGACGCGGCCGTGAAGGTGCAAGGCGGAGTGTTTGCATGGGACATCCAGGGTGATGGGAAGAAGGAGAAtgatggtggaggagaggagccGGTGCTGAAAGGGATCGACATGGAGGTGAGGAAGGGTGAGCTCGTGGCGGTGGTCGGGACGGTCGGCTCCGGTAAGTCGTCGCTGCTGTCATGTATCATGGCAGAGATGCACAAGGTATCCGGCAAG ATTAGCATATGTGGGACAACAGCATGTGTCACTCAGACAGCTTGGATCCAGAATGGAACCATTCAGGAAAACATTTTATTTGGACAGTCAATGCATCAAGAGAAGTACAACGAAGTTGTACATGCATGTTGCTTAGAAAAAGATTTAGAAATGATGGAGTTCGGTGACCAGACTGAAATAGGAGAGCGAGGGATCAATCTCAGTGGGGGGCAGAAACAACGCATCCAGCTTGCTAGAGCAGTTTACCAAGATTGTGATATATATCTTCTTGATGACATATTTAGTGCAGTTGATGCTCATACTGGCTCATCTATCTTTAAG GAATGTCTCAAGGGCATACTCAAGAATAAGACTGTTTTGCTCGTTACTCACCAAGTCGATTTCTTACGAAATGTGGATAGTGTATTC GTAATGAAAAATGGGGCGATCATTCAGTCAGGGAACTATGGCGACTTACTAGATTCATGTTCAGATTTTTTAGCTCTTGTTACTGCTCACCACAGTTCCAGGGGAGCATTAGGTGTGCAGGGCCACCAAGCTCAGAATACTGAGAATTCTCCGGCCACCACAGATTTGCCGAAGACCCCTTCGATTAACTCCAAATCAAGTAATGGAAACAGTGATACGATTGCTGCTGCACCGAGCAAAGAAGCGGGTTCGTCTAAGATAATCCAGGAAGAGGAAAAGGAGAGTGGACAAGTAAGTTGGAATGTGTACAAGCTGTACATCACGCAGGCTTGGGGTTGGTGGGGAGTGCTGCTCATTTTAGCTATATCTCTGCTATCAGAAGTCTCCAGAATGGCTAGTAACTACTGGCTATCATATGAAACCTCAGGAGGCGCCATATTTGACATTTCAATGTTCCTTGGTGTCTACGTTTCAATAGTTGCTGCTTCGGTTGTACTTGAATTTATCAGCATTCTTGTCATCGCATTTTTGGGGCTTAAATCAGCACAGGCATTCTTCAGTAAGATGTTTAACAGCATTCTACGATCTCCAATGTCCTTTTTTGACACCACTCCTTCAGGAAGGATCCTAAGCCGG GCATCAGCGGACCAGTCTAAAATAGACACTGCCCTTTTATTCTATATGGGTGCTGGCATATCAATGTGCATTTCAGTGGTTAGCAGCATCGCAGTTACCTGCCAAGTTGCATGGCCGTCAGTCATAGCAGTGCTTCCCCTCCTGCTTTTGAACATTTGGTACCGG AATCGCTATATTGCAACATCTCGAGAGCTAACTCGTCTTCAGGGAGTAACAAGGGCACCAGTTATTGATCACTTCACTGAGACCTTTTCGGGCTCTCCAACTATAAGGTGTTTTGAGAAAGTCGACGAATTTTACCAAATAAACTTGGACAGAATCAACTCGAATTTGCGCATGTCTTTCCATAACTACGCAGCTAATGAGTGGTTTGGGTTTCGTTTGGAGCTAATTGGCACACTTGTTTTGTCTATCACTGCTTTTCTCATGATCAGTTTGCCTAGCAATTTCATCAAGAAAG AATTTGTCGGCATGTCTCTTTCCTATGGTCTTTCTCTCAATTCCTTGGTGTACTATGCGATTTCCATAAGCTGTATGCTAGAAAATGATATGGTCTCTGTGGAGAGGGTGAATCAGTACAGTACTCTTCCTTGTGAGGCAGCATGGGCAGTGGCAGATTGTCTTCCCTCAACAAATTGGCTACGACAAGGAGATATAGATATAAAGGATCTAGAG GTAAGGTATCGATCAAACACACCTCTGATCTTGAAAGGCATTACAATAAGCATCAGCAGTGGAGAAAAGATAGGAGTCGTGGGAAGGACCGGCAGTGGCAAGTCAACTTTAATCCAGGTATTGTTCAGGCTCGTAGAGCCTGCAAAAGGCCAGATCATCATCGATGGGGTAGATATTTGCACCTTGGGTCTTCATGATCTGAGGTCTCGCTTTGGTGTCATTCCTCAAGAGCCTGCGCTCTTTGAAGGAACCATAAGAAGCAACATTGACCCAACTGGTCAGTATTCTGAGGGCGAGATATGGCAG GCCCTTGAACGTTGCCAGCTAAAAGATACAGTAGTTGCCAAACCTGAGAAGCTTGATGCATTAG TTTCTGACATGGGGGAGAACTGGAGCATGGGGCAGAGGCAGCTTCTCTGCTTCGGCCGTATCATACTGAAGCAGTGCCGTATCTTATTCATGGACGAGGCGACGGCTTCTGTTGACTCCCAGACAGACGCGACCATCCAGAGGATCATCCGGGAGGAGTTCCGCGAGCACACCGTCATCAGCATCGCGCATCGTGTCCCCACCGTCATGGACAGCGACAGAGTTCTGGTGTTGGATGCAG GACTGGTGATAGAGTTTGATGCGCCATCAAAGTTGATGGGAGGACCGTCAGTTTTTGGTGCGATGGTTCAGGAATACGCAAGCCACTCATCTGGCAAGCAGGCAACTGATGGATGA